In Alteromonas naphthalenivorans, one DNA window encodes the following:
- a CDS encoding cytochrome b has translation MSVHSGFILFGNTFNGNETRNTENPIMIHDSRERYGALTKLLHWSMALLVFWQLLKFGDRIFDGEHWVGQTLVPWHVSIGSLMLLLILVRLAWAAGQRHQRPQQDPAQALLVKAGHGALYLGLLLMPITGVMVMLGGGHGITAFGIELFAEGEEIAWAQALGQLHSPIAWILTVLIVGHIGMALIHHFVKRDDTLKRMV, from the coding sequence ATGAGTGTGCATTCTGGCTTCATCCTCTTTGGTAACACCTTCAATGGTAATGAAACCCGCAATACGGAGAACCCAATCATGATCCACGATTCTCGTGAGCGGTATGGCGCTCTCACCAAACTGCTGCACTGGTCGATGGCCCTACTGGTGTTCTGGCAACTGCTCAAGTTTGGTGATCGAATCTTCGACGGAGAACACTGGGTCGGACAAACGCTGGTGCCCTGGCATGTCTCTATAGGTTCGCTGATGTTGCTGCTGATTCTGGTACGCTTGGCCTGGGCCGCTGGCCAGCGTCATCAGCGCCCGCAGCAAGATCCGGCGCAGGCTCTGCTGGTCAAGGCCGGTCATGGGGCGTTGTATCTTGGCCTGTTGCTGATGCCGATAACCGGGGTAATGGTCATGCTGGGTGGTGGCCACGGGATTACGGCTTTCGGTATCGAGCTTTTTGCTGAAGGCGAGGAAATTGCCTGGGCCCAAGCCCTGGGACAGCTCCATTCGCCAATCGCATGGATTTTGACCGTTTTGATTGTTGGTCATATTGGTATGGCACTGATTCATCACTTCGTGAAAAGAGACGATACGCTTAAACGTATGGTGTGA
- a CDS encoding aldo/keto reductase, with product MSLQKKPLGKSGLEIAPLVFGGNVFGWTADDNRSFQLLDRFVEQGFSAIDTADVYSAWAPGLEGGESEAVIGRWLKKRGRRDDVILMSKVGMLERRKGLSAANIEAAIEDSLSRLGTDYLDVYFAHIDDQEVPLEETLGAFDRLIKAGKVRAIGASNYSSDRLEQALAVSRDHGFARYELIQPLYNLHDRADFESSLAKVASEHNLGVVSYFSLASGFLTGKYAQLSDLEGNPRADFLNGYFSDRGQRILDTLMAVSQEASAKPSQVALAWLLHQPELTAPIVSATSLSQLDEILASVKLSLPEEMLSRLDAASRQ from the coding sequence ATGAGTCTTCAGAAGAAACCCCTTGGGAAGTCCGGTTTGGAGATAGCCCCACTGGTATTTGGCGGAAACGTGTTTGGCTGGACAGCCGATGATAACCGCTCTTTTCAGCTACTCGATCGGTTTGTGGAGCAGGGCTTCAGCGCCATTGACACGGCCGACGTATATTCTGCGTGGGCACCGGGCCTTGAAGGTGGCGAGTCGGAGGCAGTTATCGGACGATGGCTGAAAAAGCGGGGACGTCGTGATGACGTCATTCTCATGAGCAAAGTCGGTATGCTGGAGCGTCGTAAAGGGCTATCTGCAGCCAACATCGAAGCTGCAATTGAGGATTCCCTGTCACGTCTGGGCACCGATTACCTCGATGTATACTTCGCCCACATTGATGATCAGGAAGTCCCCTTGGAGGAAACATTGGGCGCGTTTGACCGGCTGATCAAGGCCGGTAAGGTGCGGGCCATCGGCGCCTCCAATTATTCGTCCGATCGATTGGAACAGGCGCTGGCCGTGTCTCGTGATCATGGGTTCGCGCGCTATGAGCTGATCCAGCCCCTCTACAACCTGCATGACCGGGCCGATTTCGAGTCGTCGCTGGCGAAAGTCGCCAGCGAGCACAATCTTGGCGTGGTGAGCTACTTTTCTCTGGCCAGTGGATTCCTGACTGGCAAATACGCTCAGCTTTCAGACCTGGAAGGCAACCCTCGGGCTGACTTTCTCAACGGTTATTTCAGCGATCGTGGTCAGCGCATTCTGGATACCCTGATGGCCGTTTCGCAGGAGGCTTCAGCAAAACCATCCCAAGTGGCACTGGCCTGGCTGCTCCACCAGCCAGAACTGACCGCACCGATTGTCAGTGCAACATCGCTGTCTCAACTGGATGAGATATTGGCTTCGGTGAAATTGTCACTACCGGAAGAGATGCTTTCCAGGCTGGACGCCGCCAGTAGGCAGTGA
- a CDS encoding SDR family NAD(P)-dependent oxidoreductase: MMKIELTGKQSLVTGSTAGIGLAIAQGLAEAGASVTIVGRDQAKVDKALAEIANASGRDDAKGIIADPGTAEGCRTIIEQLPEVDVLVNNLGIYGGVPFFDIDDAAWEEIFQVNVMSGVRLARHYATGMKARGWGRIQFISSESALNIPSEMVHYGVSKAALQGVSRGLAKVLAGTGVTVNSILPGPTRTEGAKAMMADLAAERGVSPEAMETLFLDENRPSTLLRRFAEPEEVASLCVYAASPQASATTGAALRVEGGIVESIA, encoded by the coding sequence ATGATGAAAATTGAACTCACGGGCAAACAGTCGTTGGTCACCGGCTCTACCGCGGGCATCGGTTTGGCCATTGCCCAGGGGCTGGCCGAGGCCGGTGCCTCGGTAACTATCGTGGGTCGTGACCAGGCCAAAGTGGATAAGGCGCTGGCCGAGATAGCCAATGCCAGCGGTCGGGACGATGCAAAAGGCATTATCGCGGACCCGGGTACCGCGGAAGGTTGCCGGACCATCATCGAACAGCTGCCCGAGGTGGATGTTCTGGTCAACAACCTGGGTATTTATGGCGGCGTTCCATTCTTCGATATCGACGATGCTGCCTGGGAAGAGATTTTCCAGGTCAATGTGATGAGCGGTGTTCGACTTGCCCGGCATTACGCAACTGGCATGAAGGCTCGGGGCTGGGGGCGTATCCAGTTCATCTCTAGTGAATCGGCGTTGAATATTCCATCGGAGATGGTGCACTACGGGGTGAGCAAGGCGGCGCTTCAAGGTGTATCCCGGGGTCTCGCCAAGGTTCTTGCCGGAACCGGTGTGACCGTGAACAGCATCCTTCCCGGTCCGACCCGTACTGAAGGAGCCAAAGCCATGATGGCTGACCTGGCGGCTGAGCGGGGAGTCTCCCCGGAAGCAATGGAAACCCTGTTCCTGGACGAAAACCGGCCTTCCACGCTGCTCCGACGTTTTGCCGAACCGGAAGAGGTCGCCAGCCTCTGTGTCTACGCTGCGTCTCCCCAGGCCAGTGCCACCACAGGCGCCGCCCTGCGTGTTGAAGGTGGCATTGTGGAAAGCATTGCCTGA
- a CDS encoding DODA-type extradiol aromatic ring-opening family dioxygenase yields MSMSTQPRVPTRQPVFFIPHGAGPCFFMDWSPRNTWDGMADFLRSVIGRLPEKPTAILLVSAHWRTQEFSVTAGSQPDLIYDYFGFPDHTYKLTYPAPGAPALAHRVSRLLVGAQQNTLEDSGRGFDHGMFIPLKVMFPEADIPVVQLSLRQDLDPEAHLQAGRALAPLRDEGVLILGSGMSFHNMRGYGDKRFTPLSEAFDDWLTDTVEGDSGIRYQRLRKWVQAPHALDCHPHGDEEHLIPLLVAAGAAGEEPGKKVYSERVMETQLSAFQFG; encoded by the coding sequence ATGTCGATGTCCACGCAGCCAAGAGTGCCTACCAGACAACCGGTATTTTTTATTCCCCACGGCGCTGGCCCTTGTTTCTTTATGGACTGGAGTCCCCGCAATACGTGGGACGGTATGGCCGACTTTCTTCGAAGCGTCATCGGGCGTTTGCCAGAAAAGCCGACGGCCATCCTCCTGGTATCCGCCCACTGGCGCACTCAAGAGTTTAGTGTGACCGCCGGCAGCCAGCCCGATCTCATTTATGACTATTTCGGTTTTCCGGACCACACCTATAAATTGACTTATCCGGCTCCAGGAGCGCCGGCATTGGCGCATCGCGTGAGTCGTCTACTGGTTGGGGCACAACAGAACACCCTGGAGGATTCCGGGCGTGGGTTTGATCACGGTATGTTTATTCCGCTCAAGGTGATGTTCCCCGAGGCAGACATTCCTGTGGTTCAGCTGTCGTTACGGCAGGACCTGGACCCCGAAGCACACCTGCAGGCAGGCAGAGCTCTGGCGCCACTGCGTGACGAAGGTGTGCTGATTCTCGGCAGTGGCATGAGCTTCCACAACATGCGTGGCTACGGCGACAAGCGGTTTACACCGCTCTCCGAGGCGTTCGATGACTGGCTGACGGACACTGTCGAAGGTGACTCCGGAATTCGTTATCAGCGATTGAGGAAATGGGTTCAGGCACCCCACGCCCTCGATTGTCATCCGCATGGAGACGAGGAACACCTGATTCCATTGCTCGTGGCAGCGGGTGCAGCGGGCGAGGAGCCCGGCAAGAAGGTTTATTCCGAACGGGTGATGGAAACCCAGTTATCAGCGTTTCAATTTGGTTGA
- a CDS encoding LysR family transcriptional regulator → MQVFVQAASRGSLSAAGRELNMSPAMATKHVDSLETRLGTKLLHRTTRQLSLTDAGREYLQACQRILQDLEEAESEVSSQQHQAMGRLRLNAPLSFGTRFIAPLIPEFTHRYPLVEVDLGLSDTQQDLLKESWDLTVRIGHLADSDLRARRLGNCPMRLCASPEYLKKHGTPNRVAELSNHNCLSYSLSSAQRGGTWAFGQDGKIQVPVTGNLMSNNGDALLAAAVKGQGIIYQPNFIVSEALASGALVAFELDHPPLDLGGLHVLFAPDRRLPLKVRAMIDYLVEVFENSPCRPS, encoded by the coding sequence ATGCAGGTATTCGTTCAGGCAGCGTCCAGAGGTAGTCTGTCTGCCGCCGGCCGGGAGCTGAACATGTCGCCGGCAATGGCCACAAAACATGTGGATTCACTGGAAACCAGGCTCGGCACGAAACTGCTTCATCGCACCACTCGACAGTTATCACTGACAGATGCCGGACGGGAATACCTGCAGGCCTGTCAGCGCATTCTTCAGGATCTTGAAGAAGCGGAGTCCGAAGTATCTTCCCAGCAGCATCAGGCCATGGGTCGATTACGTCTGAATGCACCGCTATCCTTTGGCACACGCTTCATTGCACCGTTAATACCGGAATTCACCCATCGTTACCCACTGGTGGAGGTGGATCTTGGCCTGAGCGACACTCAACAGGATCTGCTGAAAGAGAGCTGGGACCTGACTGTCCGCATCGGACACCTCGCTGACAGCGACCTCAGGGCCCGCCGTCTCGGCAATTGCCCGATGCGACTTTGTGCCTCGCCTGAGTATCTGAAAAAACATGGAACCCCTAACCGTGTTGCCGAGCTCTCAAACCACAATTGCCTGAGCTACAGCCTTTCCTCAGCGCAACGCGGCGGCACCTGGGCATTCGGCCAAGATGGTAAGATCCAGGTGCCCGTAACAGGCAACCTCATGTCCAACAATGGCGACGCACTTCTTGCTGCCGCCGTTAAGGGCCAAGGGATCATATATCAGCCCAACTTTATCGTGTCCGAGGCATTGGCCAGTGGCGCTCTGGTTGCTTTCGAATTGGATCACCCTCCACTGGATCTCGGCGGCCTGCATGTGCTGTTCGCGCCGGATCGTCGGTTACCCCTCAAAGTAAGAGCGATGATCGACTATTTGGTTGAGGTTTTTGAGAATTCGCCATGTAGACCGTCGTAA
- the istB gene encoding IS21-like element ISShfr5 family helper ATPase IstB, giving the protein MQNINQQVNNQLSNLKLSGIRDALLQQYEQPNLYVEQSFEERLSLLLEHEITQRDQRKIDRLTRQAKFRVGGTLAQLNYGAARQLDKTQIRSLAQGEWLRLHQNILITGATGCGKTYLACALGQNHCQQGSSVYYFRLKELLEKMFLAQADGSYRKLINKLSSANLLILDDWGLEPLTAQQRSDLLELIDARYDTKSTLIASQLPIENWYEMIGESTHADAILDRLVHGAIKLELKGESMRKKLNSLTDGDHSS; this is encoded by the coding sequence ATGCAAAATATCAATCAACAAGTCAATAACCAGTTAAGTAACTTAAAGCTAAGCGGTATACGTGATGCACTATTGCAGCAATATGAGCAACCCAATCTATACGTAGAACAAAGTTTCGAAGAGCGGCTAAGTTTATTGCTTGAGCATGAAATAACACAGCGTGACCAGCGTAAAATTGATCGCTTAACTCGTCAAGCAAAGTTCAGAGTTGGCGGCACACTGGCTCAACTAAACTATGGCGCAGCACGACAACTCGATAAAACTCAGATCCGTTCATTAGCACAAGGTGAATGGCTTCGCCTTCATCAAAACATCTTGATCACGGGCGCAACGGGGTGTGGCAAAACTTACCTCGCTTGCGCGCTTGGTCAAAACCACTGCCAACAAGGGAGTAGCGTTTATTATTTTAGGCTTAAAGAGCTATTAGAAAAGATGTTCTTAGCGCAAGCCGATGGTAGTTATCGAAAACTGATCAACAAGCTTAGCTCTGCCAATTTACTGATCCTAGATGATTGGGGATTAGAGCCATTAACAGCTCAACAACGCAGTGATTTACTGGAATTAATTGATGCGAGATATGACACAAAATCGACCTTAATTGCCAGCCAATTACCGATAGAAAATTGGTATGAAATGATCGGAGAATCGACACATGCTGATGCGATCCTAGATCGGCTTGTTCACGGAGCAATAAAGTTGGAATTAAAAGGCGAATCGATGCGAAAAAAACTAAATTCCTTGACTGATGGCGATCACTCAAGTTAG
- a CDS encoding substrate-binding periplasmic protein — protein sequence MGWTKPPYVISEQDSGFELELVRAILLEMGHDMAPIYVPFGRTASIMKKGEVDIGLTLNPGHDIDPAILTDAYVYYQNVAVSRTDRNFEIHEIQDLVGHSVIAFQTAISVLGEEFKDTLAHQKNYMELAQQDRQVSLLLLGSVDVAVMDRNIFQYVKHQLPVEKQHDTTIHELFPVSAYSAAISDEKLRNQFNEVLALFIKDGRYQSLLDQFGLFNFIEDQPMQPAKKLN from the coding sequence GTGGGCTGGACAAAACCTCCCTATGTTATCTCAGAGCAAGATTCCGGCTTTGAGTTAGAACTCGTGCGGGCAATATTGCTTGAAATGGGGCATGACATGGCGCCGATTTACGTTCCTTTTGGACGCACCGCCAGCATAATGAAAAAGGGGGAGGTGGATATTGGACTAACCTTAAATCCAGGTCACGATATTGACCCCGCTATTCTGACTGATGCATACGTTTATTATCAAAATGTTGCAGTAAGCCGCACTGACAGAAACTTTGAAATTCACGAAATACAAGACTTAGTCGGGCATAGCGTGATTGCTTTTCAAACGGCAATATCGGTATTGGGTGAAGAGTTTAAAGACACGTTAGCCCATCAAAAAAACTATATGGAGCTTGCACAACAAGACCGGCAGGTTAGTTTGCTACTGCTTGGCAGCGTAGATGTGGCTGTGATGGATAGAAACATTTTTCAATACGTTAAACATCAGCTGCCTGTCGAAAAGCAACACGACACAACAATACACGAGCTGTTTCCCGTTTCCGCCTACAGTGCGGCTATTTCTGACGAGAAACTAAGAAACCAGTTTAATGAAGTATTGGCGCTATTCATAAAAGACGGCCGGTACCAGTCTTTACTTGATCAATTTGGTCTATTTAATTTTATTGAAGATCAGCCCATGCAACCGGCTAAAAAGTTGAATTAA
- the prmA gene encoding 50S ribosomal protein L11 methyltransferase, producing MAWLQLRINTSSEYAESIGDMLSANGSQAVTYVDAKDTPMYEPKPGEIMLWPDTQVVGLFEATDDMKAIIKRLGKARILGSDFKYKLEPLEDKDWEREWMDNFHPMQFGTRLWICPSWRDVPDPNAVNVMLDPGLAFGTGTHPTTALCLRWLDGIDVANKVVVDFGCGSGILALAALKLGAKRVVAIDIDPQALQATQENARRNGVEDRLDVYLPADQPTLEADVVMANILSGPLLELQDVISSYCKPSGLLVLSGILAEQVTKIEAAYTRDFALDESAIDGEWARVSGKKLA from the coding sequence ATGGCCTGGCTACAGTTACGAATAAATACCTCCTCAGAATACGCTGAATCAATTGGCGATATGCTAAGCGCTAACGGTTCGCAAGCGGTAACCTATGTAGATGCGAAAGACACGCCTATGTACGAGCCTAAGCCTGGTGAAATTATGCTGTGGCCCGACACGCAAGTGGTGGGCTTGTTTGAAGCCACCGATGACATGAAAGCCATCATTAAACGATTAGGCAAAGCGCGCATTCTAGGTTCAGATTTTAAATACAAACTAGAGCCACTTGAAGACAAAGACTGGGAACGTGAGTGGATGGATAATTTCCACCCTATGCAATTTGGTACCCGCTTATGGATTTGCCCGAGCTGGCGTGATGTGCCAGACCCTAATGCCGTTAACGTGATGCTAGACCCAGGCCTTGCCTTTGGAACGGGTACTCACCCTACAACTGCCCTGTGCTTACGTTGGTTAGACGGTATCGACGTTGCTAATAAAGTGGTTGTGGATTTTGGTTGTGGTTCAGGCATTTTAGCCCTAGCGGCACTTAAATTAGGCGCTAAGCGAGTCGTCGCCATTGATATCGACCCACAAGCGCTTCAAGCCACACAAGAAAATGCCCGCCGTAACGGCGTTGAAGACAGGCTTGATGTTTATCTGCCGGCTGACCAACCCACGCTAGAGGCCGATGTAGTAATGGCGAATATATTATCTGGCCCACTTCTAGAGCTTCAAGATGTTATTTCATCTTACTGTAAACCGTCGGGCTTACTCGTCCTTTCCGGCATTCTTGCTGAACAAGTAACCAAAATTGAAGCTGCCTACACCCGCGATTTTGCCCTTGATGAGAGCGCGATTGATGGAGAATGGGCGCGAGTGTCTGGTAAAAAACTCGCCTAA
- the dusB gene encoding tRNA dihydrouridine synthase DusB: MRIGSYTLDNNLMLAPMAGVTDRPFRQLCKRMGAGLVVSEMLSSNPKVWNTAKSQARMNHEGEEGIRSVQIAGADPELMAQAAQFNVENGAQIIDINMGCPAKKVNKKLAGSALLQYPSTVESIIKAVVNAVDVPVTLKIRTGWNTDNRNGVEIARIAEQNGIQSLAVHGRTRACMYKGEAEFDTIRRIKEAISIPVIANGDITSPEKAQQVLNCTGADGVMIGRGAQGNPWIFKEILHYLETGENLKPPPLSEQYEILHEHVANVQSFYGEVAGVRIARKHVGWYLSEHDTDRQFRKSFNAIEDASAQLEALNAYFEALQNRETRQISPAA, from the coding sequence ATGCGAATTGGTTCCTATACGTTAGATAACAATTTGATGCTGGCTCCAATGGCTGGCGTGACTGACCGTCCATTTCGTCAACTATGTAAACGTATGGGTGCGGGGCTTGTGGTGTCGGAAATGCTTTCAAGCAATCCAAAGGTATGGAATACCGCAAAATCACAAGCACGAATGAATCATGAGGGCGAAGAAGGTATTCGTTCTGTACAGATTGCAGGTGCTGATCCAGAGCTTATGGCCCAAGCGGCACAATTTAATGTTGAGAACGGTGCGCAAATCATCGATATCAACATGGGTTGTCCAGCCAAAAAGGTGAATAAGAAACTGGCAGGTTCCGCGTTGCTTCAGTACCCGAGCACGGTGGAATCAATCATTAAAGCAGTGGTTAATGCTGTAGATGTTCCTGTAACACTTAAAATTCGTACCGGCTGGAATACCGATAACCGCAATGGGGTTGAGATAGCCCGCATTGCTGAGCAAAACGGCATACAGTCACTGGCTGTTCACGGTAGAACGCGAGCTTGTATGTACAAAGGAGAGGCGGAGTTTGACACTATCCGTCGTATAAAGGAGGCAATTTCGATACCCGTAATTGCCAACGGAGATATTACCTCTCCTGAAAAAGCACAACAGGTACTGAATTGTACCGGTGCAGATGGTGTGATGATAGGTCGCGGTGCTCAAGGCAATCCTTGGATTTTTAAAGAGATCCTGCATTACCTAGAAACTGGCGAGAACCTAAAGCCACCACCATTGTCTGAACAGTATGAGATTTTGCACGAGCACGTCGCTAATGTACAAAGCTTCTACGGTGAAGTCGCCGGTGTAAGAATTGCCCGCAAGCATGTGGGCTGGTATCTCTCGGAACACGATACGGATCGTCAATTTCGTAAATCGTTCAACGCTATCGAGGATGCGTCAGCGCAACTTGAAGCACTAAACGCTTATTTTGAAGCGCTGCAGAATCGAGAAACCCGACAGATTTCTCCTGCAGCATAG
- the fis gene encoding DNA-binding transcriptional regulator Fis has translation MFDQNVTSPFTTTVTTPSQTQAQKPLRDSVKQAVNKYLKQLDNANIDNLYEMVLAEVEAPLLEEVMTYTRGNQTRAAIMMGINRGTLRKKLKQYGMN, from the coding sequence ATGTTCGATCAAAACGTGACTTCACCTTTTACTACTACAGTAACTACGCCTTCTCAGACGCAAGCACAAAAGCCACTTCGTGACTCAGTAAAGCAAGCGGTTAATAAATACTTGAAGCAACTGGACAACGCCAACATCGATAATTTATACGAAATGGTACTGGCCGAAGTTGAGGCCCCGCTGCTGGAAGAAGTTATGACTTACACCCGCGGCAACCAAACCCGCGCTGCCATTATGATGGGAATCAACCGTGGCACGCTTCGCAAAAAGCTGAAGCAGTACGGCATGAACTAA
- the purH gene encoding bifunctional phosphoribosylaminoimidazolecarboxamide formyltransferase/IMP cyclohydrolase: MQTPKPIKRALLSVSDKTGILDFATALHNAGVELLSTGGTAKLIAEAGLPVTEVSDHTGHPEIMAGRVKTLHPKIHGGILARRGIDEAVMVENNIAPIDLVVVNLYPFAATVANDDCTLEDAIENIDIGGPTMVRAAAKNHKDVTIVVKAADYGRVLAEMETNEGSLTYKTRFDLAIKAFEHTAEYDGMIANYFGARIDATDCEDDCGHEHSEFPRTFNVQVSKKQDLRYGENSHQSAAFYVENDIQEASVSTATQLQGKELSFNNIADTDSALECVKEFEEPACVIVKHANPCGVAIGEDILSAYDRAFKTDPTSAFGGIIAFNRELDAKTAQAIVDRQFVEVIIAPIVSDEAKDIVSTKKNVRLLACGDWAGQLTDGYDFKRVNGGLLVQERDFGMVEMEDLQVVTKLKPSDDELRDLMFCWKVAKYVKSNAIVYCKDGMTVGVGAGQMSRVYSAKIAGIKAADENLEVAGSVMASDAFFPFRDGIDAAAEAGIKAVIQPGGSMRDQEVIDAADEHGIAMVFTGMRHFRH; this comes from the coding sequence ATGCAAACACCAAAACCCATTAAACGTGCTCTATTAAGTGTCTCTGATAAAACCGGTATCCTCGATTTCGCCACCGCGCTGCATAACGCTGGGGTGGAACTTCTGTCGACGGGCGGTACTGCTAAACTCATCGCTGAAGCTGGCTTGCCAGTAACAGAAGTGTCTGACCACACAGGTCACCCAGAAATTATGGCTGGCCGTGTAAAAACCCTTCACCCTAAAATTCATGGCGGCATTTTGGCTCGACGTGGTATTGATGAAGCGGTAATGGTCGAAAACAACATTGCTCCAATCGATTTGGTGGTAGTGAACCTTTACCCATTTGCTGCAACAGTGGCTAACGACGATTGCACGTTAGAAGACGCTATTGAAAATATCGATATTGGCGGCCCTACCATGGTTCGCGCTGCGGCTAAAAACCATAAAGATGTAACCATTGTTGTTAAAGCTGCCGACTACGGCCGCGTTCTAGCTGAAATGGAAACAAACGAAGGTTCACTGACTTACAAAACCCGCTTCGACCTAGCGATTAAAGCGTTTGAGCATACTGCTGAATACGACGGCATGATTGCTAACTACTTTGGCGCACGTATTGATGCTACCGATTGCGAAGACGACTGCGGACATGAGCACAGCGAATTCCCACGTACATTCAACGTTCAGGTTAGCAAGAAACAAGATTTGCGTTACGGTGAAAACAGCCATCAAAGCGCTGCTTTCTACGTTGAAAACGATATTCAAGAAGCGTCAGTGTCTACGGCCACTCAGCTTCAAGGTAAAGAATTGTCGTTCAATAACATTGCCGACACCGACTCTGCCCTAGAATGCGTTAAAGAATTCGAAGAGCCAGCTTGCGTTATTGTTAAGCACGCTAACCCTTGTGGTGTAGCTATTGGCGAAGACATTTTGTCTGCCTACGACCGCGCGTTTAAAACCGACCCAACCTCTGCGTTTGGCGGCATTATTGCGTTTAACCGCGAGTTAGATGCGAAAACGGCACAAGCGATTGTGGATCGTCAGTTCGTAGAAGTGATTATTGCACCTATCGTTAGCGACGAAGCAAAAGACATTGTCAGCACAAAGAAAAACGTACGCTTATTAGCGTGTGGTGATTGGGCTGGTCAACTAACAGACGGTTACGACTTCAAACGTGTTAACGGCGGGCTGCTAGTTCAAGAGCGCGACTTTGGCATGGTTGAAATGGAAGACCTTCAAGTAGTCACCAAACTTAAGCCTTCAGATGACGAACTTCGTGATTTGATGTTCTGCTGGAAAGTTGCCAAATACGTAAAATCTAACGCCATTGTATATTGTAAAGACGGTATGACAGTGGGTGTGGGCGCAGGTCAAATGAGCCGCGTATATTCTGCAAAAATTGCAGGTATTAAGGCCGCTGATGAAAACCTAGAAGTAGCAGGCTCTGTAATGGCATCTGACGCTTTCTTCCCATTCCGCGATGGCATTGATGCTGCCGCAGAAGCTGGCATTAAAGCCGTTATTCAGCCTGGTGGCTCAATGCGCGACCAAGAAGTGATTGATGCAGCCGACGAACACGGCATCGCCATGGTGTTCACTGGCATGCGCCACTTCCGCCATTAA
- a CDS encoding class I SAM-dependent methyltransferase: MKKLAKLVLAATLGMSATYASADAISDAAMSEHRSAQAKVRDEFRNPQQTLRFFGVKPDMTVVEISPGGGWYADIIAPLVQKEGQYIAAHFFVDESTNDYYRKSLENFNQKVKDSAPYQGVKVTAFHPTKALDIAEPGSADVVLTFRNIHNWYMGQGEEGIDNAFGAFFKALKPGGVLGVVEHELPESADDAAMKKSGYMKRSFVVAAAEKAGFELEEASDINANSKDTADHPRGVWTLPPSLKLKDQDREKYLAIGESNRMTLKFKKPSL; the protein is encoded by the coding sequence ATGAAGAAGTTAGCCAAATTAGTACTCGCAGCCACGCTTGGCATGTCAGCAACCTATGCTAGCGCCGATGCTATATCAGATGCAGCCATGAGCGAACACCGCTCAGCACAAGCCAAAGTACGTGATGAATTCCGTAATCCTCAGCAAACATTACGATTCTTTGGCGTTAAGCCAGACATGACAGTAGTTGAAATTTCACCAGGTGGCGGCTGGTATGCCGACATTATTGCGCCTTTGGTTCAAAAAGAAGGTCAGTACATTGCTGCTCACTTCTTCGTTGACGAGTCGACCAACGATTATTACCGTAAGTCGCTAGAAAACTTCAATCAAAAAGTAAAAGACAGCGCGCCTTATCAAGGTGTAAAAGTCACTGCTTTTCACCCAACCAAAGCCCTTGATATTGCAGAGCCTGGTAGTGCCGATGTGGTACTTACTTTCCGTAATATTCATAACTGGTACATGGGCCAAGGTGAAGAAGGCATCGACAACGCATTTGGTGCTTTCTTTAAAGCCCTTAAACCTGGTGGCGTGCTAGGTGTGGTAGAACATGAACTCCCTGAATCTGCTGACGATGCAGCGATGAAGAAAAGTGGCTATATGAAGCGTTCTTTCGTTGTTGCTGCAGCCGAGAAAGCGGGCTTTGAGCTTGAAGAAGCTAGTGACATCAATGCAAACTCTAAAGATACAGCCGACCACCCGCGCGGTGTATGGACGCTTCCTCCTAGCCTCAAATTAAAAGATCAAGATCGTGAGAAGTACCTTGCCATTGGCGAGAGTAATCGCATGACGCTTAAGTTTAAAAAGCCTAGTTTATAA